In Malus sylvestris chromosome 15, drMalSylv7.2, whole genome shotgun sequence, a single genomic region encodes these proteins:
- the LOC126604024 gene encoding uncharacterized protein LOC126604024: MSGPSDRRFDLNLGEETATPSPDNIWRPSFISPTGPLTVGDSVMKNDMTAAVVARNLLTPKDNRLLSKRSDELAVKDSLALSVQCAGSVSNMAQRLFARTRQVESLAAEVMSLKQEIRGLKHENKQLHRLAHDYATNMKRKLDQMKESDGKVLLDHQRFVGLFQRHLLPSSSGAVPGNEASNDEPPMPPHSGVLSSTEAPDNHPPVLSLSGALPTAETSPKQPL, translated from the coding sequence atgtctggaccctccgaccgtcgttttgacttgaaccttggagaagagacagccacgccttctccagacaacatatggcgcccatccttcatatcccctactggtcctcttaccgttggggattctgtgatgaagaatgatatgaccgctgcagtggtggccaggaaccttctcactcccaaagataacagactactttccaaacggtctgatgagttggctgttaaggactctctggctcttagtgttcagtgtgcaggttctgtgtctaatatggcccaacgcctatttgctagaacccgccaagttgaatcattggctgctgaagtgatgagtctcaaacaggagattagagggctcaagcatgagaataagcagttgcaccggctcgcccatgactatgctacaaacatgaagaggaagcttgaccagatgaaggaatctgatggtaaggttttacttgatcatcagcggtttgtgggtttgttccaaaggcatttattgccttcgtcctctggggctgtacctggtaatgaagcttcaaatgatgaacctccaatgcctcctcattctggggttttgtcaagtactgaggctccggataaccaccctccggtgctttctctttctggggctctaccgactgctgagacttcccctaagcaacctttgtga